Proteins encoded by one window of Verrucomicrobiota bacterium:
- a CDS encoding SpoIIE family protein phosphatase, whose translation MPLTITLPSGEGLRLDRGYHLVGHGGPCAISVRDPRVSRHHCLIQVRNDGASLIDLASADGTYLNGRRVTPLAPFSLASGDEVGVGDAMLGVTAAEVQRVPVPGAVQLPLLPYEMISDGALGNGLSADGPFANGAFANGVFANGASVDGTSGNGASADGTPGNGTPGNGLSLVQDAASLGAEGEAFSAEGFDRLSDLSRRLKFLNDFGNSVAGLFDPDEALRFVMATAMKLIPAASGIVFLRRGREMVAKLYWRSGRAQALHKARCSRRLLRKVIDERVGLIFREPRAVDGGSRLATMMIPLLFEDELLGVMALHSSPERPEFTRADLILLSGLAKQIAVHLENARLVGEIRQNTADRERLKRELEIGAAIQRDALPSAPTHLDGVGCASLCIPAQEVGGDFVDFVEHPDGAVGICVGDVMGKGLPAALFMMEIKSILHSCALTERDPSKVLWMANRLICKKAAHSLRMATVCYAIIEADRRSFTYASAGHCPALVLRGGRVLGTLEPTGMMLGVDPASAIRAERCHLASEHALFMYTDGAADARNRSGEAIGAARLAAIAATHSRAEPHHAIAGIQHDIARFAEGADLLDDLTMAWATIRAPAE comes from the coding sequence ATGCCTCTGACGATCACGCTGCCCTCGGGCGAAGGGTTGAGGCTCGACCGGGGCTACCACTTGGTCGGCCACGGCGGACCGTGCGCGATCTCCGTGCGCGATCCGCGCGTGTCGCGCCACCACTGCCTCATCCAGGTGCGCAACGACGGCGCGTCGCTCATTGACCTCGCGAGCGCCGACGGCACCTACCTCAACGGGCGGCGCGTGACGCCGCTCGCGCCGTTCTCGCTCGCCTCGGGCGACGAGGTCGGCGTGGGCGACGCAATGCTGGGCGTGACGGCCGCCGAGGTCCAGCGCGTCCCGGTGCCAGGCGCAGTGCAGCTCCCGCTCCTGCCGTATGAGATGATCTCCGATGGGGCACTGGGCAACGGCCTGTCAGCAGACGGCCCGTTCGCCAACGGCGCATTCGCCAACGGGGTGTTCGCCAATGGGGCATCGGTCGACGGGACGTCGGGCAACGGGGCATCGGCCGACGGAACGCCGGGCAACGGAACGCCGGGCAATGGGCTGTCGCTCGTGCAGGACGCGGCGAGCCTCGGGGCCGAGGGCGAGGCGTTCTCGGCGGAAGGCTTCGACCGGCTCAGCGACCTGTCGCGCCGGCTCAAGTTCCTCAACGACTTCGGCAATTCGGTGGCCGGGTTGTTCGATCCCGACGAGGCGCTGCGCTTCGTCATGGCGACCGCCATGAAGCTCATCCCGGCCGCTTCGGGCATCGTGTTTCTGCGGCGCGGGCGAGAGATGGTGGCCAAGCTCTACTGGCGCAGCGGGCGCGCGCAGGCGCTGCACAAGGCGCGGTGCAGCCGCCGCCTGCTGCGCAAGGTGATTGACGAACGAGTCGGCCTGATCTTCCGCGAGCCCCGCGCGGTGGACGGCGGCTCGCGGCTGGCCACGATGATGATCCCGCTCCTGTTCGAGGACGAGCTGCTCGGCGTCATGGCGCTGCACTCGTCGCCCGAGCGGCCCGAGTTCACGCGTGCCGACCTCATCCTGCTCTCGGGGCTGGCCAAGCAGATCGCCGTCCACCTCGAGAACGCGCGCCTCGTCGGCGAGATCCGCCAGAACACGGCCGACCGCGAACGGCTCAAGCGCGAGCTCGAAATCGGCGCGGCCATTCAGCGCGACGCGCTCCCGTCGGCGCCCACGCACCTCGACGGCGTGGGCTGCGCGTCACTGTGCATCCCGGCGCAGGAGGTCGGCGGCGACTTTGTGGATTTCGTCGAGCATCCCGACGGCGCCGTCGGCATTTGCGTCGGCGACGTCATGGGCAAGGGGCTGCCCGCGGCGCTGTTCATGATGGAGATCAAGAGCATCCTCCATTCGTGCGCGCTCACCGAGCGCGACCCCTCCAAGGTGCTCTGGATGGCCAACCGGCTCATCTGCAAGAAGGCCGCGCACTCGCTGCGCATGGCGACGGTCTGCTACGCGATCATCGAGGCCGACCGCCGTTCGTTCACCTACGCGTCAGCCGGCCATTGCCCCGCCCTCGTGCTGCGCGGCGGGCGTGTGCTCGGCACCCTCGAGCCGACGGGCATGATGCTCGGCGTCGATCCCGCCTCGGCCATCCGCGCCGAGCGCTGCCACCTCGCCTCCGAGCACGCGCTGTTCATGTACACCGACGGCGCCGCCGACGCCCGCAACCGCAGCGGCGAGGCCATCGGCGCCGC
- a CDS encoding DUF1559 domain-containing protein, translating to MIIGVFLAVLIPGLNGARESARRAACSSNLRILGLGMAQYEGNSGGVLPWRTGASRPDEAWRDLGTLFPKYVSDPEAFVCLSLRDSRSRLKKAFHARESEVEPLTADDARALISYSYSHDARGGIWGGQQSAHVPWTTDADWAARLLADKKAGVAMVKGFGHRWRGESVGRNVLHRGLYVKWKVGERAVDPDEESDAIGAPGAPDYRAWWSDPPYSGE from the coding sequence GTGATCATCGGCGTCTTCCTCGCCGTGCTCATCCCCGGACTGAACGGCGCCCGTGAATCCGCACGGCGAGCCGCGTGCTCGAGCAACCTCAGGATTCTCGGGCTCGGCATGGCGCAGTACGAGGGCAACTCTGGCGGCGTGCTTCCGTGGCGGACTGGCGCGTCGAGACCCGACGAGGCGTGGCGCGATCTGGGCACGTTGTTCCCGAAGTATGTCAGCGATCCAGAAGCCTTTGTCTGCCTGAGCTTGCGGGACAGCAGGTCGCGGCTCAAGAAGGCGTTCCACGCCAGGGAGTCGGAGGTTGAGCCGCTCACAGCGGACGATGCGCGCGCGCTCATCAGCTACTCGTATTCGCATGATGCCCGTGGCGGCATTTGGGGCGGGCAGCAGAGCGCGCACGTGCCGTGGACGACGGACGCCGACTGGGCGGCTCGGCTGCTCGCCGACAAGAAGGCCGGAGTCGCGATGGTCAAGGGATTCGGCCACAGGTGGCGCGGCGAGTCGGTCGGCCGCAACGTCCTTCACCGCGGCCTCTACGTGAAATGGAAGGTGGGCGAGAGAGCCGTTGACCCCGACGAGGAGAGCGACGCCATCGGCGCACCCGGCGCGCCCGACTACCGCGCTTGGTGGTCCGACCCGCCGTACTCCGGAGAATAG